In Deltaproteobacteria bacterium, the genomic stretch CTGCGCCGCTCCCTCGGCCTGTTCATCCTGGTCTCGGCGCACGTGTTCACCACGTGCTGGCTCGCGCTCGTCAGCGTCTTCCGCCCGCGCTACCGCCACGTGCTGCGTTTCCAGCGGCAGTACTTCCGCGACGTGCTTGCGCGCGAACTGTACCCGCCCGAACCCGCCTGCGCCGCCGGCCCCGTCATCCGCACCAGCGCCGGAGACAACGAGGAATCCTCCATCCCCAGGTCCCGGTCCCGAGGACAGAACCCTTCTTCACACGCGGAGCAATGATCGTAAGCCTGCGGCAACGTCATCGCCCCCAGCGCCGTTACGAAGGTCTTCTCCCGACGACCCGCATATCGGTCCTCCTTCCCGCAGCGGCCAGGAAGCCTCGACCCCGCCAGGTCCGACGCATCCGCGTTCGGGCGCGCCTCCACCGCGCGGGCCGCCAGAAGCAACGCCTGCCGGCGCGCCGCCGTCTCGATGGCCGCGAAGTCCAGGTCCGCGGCCGATCCCGGTCCGATCAGCGTTTCGATTTCGGCGACGATCTCCGCCGCGAAGGCGATTTTGAAGCCCCCTTTTTGCCCGCCTCGGAAGAGGCCGCCCGGGATTCGTCCAACTCGGCATCGGCCCAGTGCTCGCAGGCCCCCCAATAGGCATCGACCAACCGGCGGAATTCCTGACCGGCCTCGACCTGCCGTCGCAGCAACGACGCCTGCTCCGCCGAAACCCAGCGCGAGACCGTCTTGCCCCCGATAACGCGCACCAAACTGACGTAAGGACCGTGACGCGCCCCGGGATCCCCGGCGCACGGGCAACCCGGCTTGTTGCACTTGACGTATCGCTCCGAAACCGACCCCCGACGCATCGGGCGAGATTCGATCAATCGTGCGAGTAGATCGCGAACCAGCTCCGGAATGGCGGGCAGTATCGGCATGACATCCTCCTTGCGACCATTATATTCGCAAGATCGACACGGCACAAATACCCCCCACTCATTCCTTTAACACTCCTGACGTGCGCCCGATCCGCGCACCTCGATTGACATCCAGGTCGTGAAAGATCAACAATTTCCATTCGTTCTTCAACCTGTGGAGCCGCCATGACCGCATTTCGGTTCGCCATCGTCGCACTTCTGGTCAGCGTACTTTTCACGGGAGGGTGTGACGAGGGCGACTCGGCCTCCTCCGACCGTTCCGGAGGGGGAGACGATGATGTGGTCGCATCCGATGACGACGCCCAATCCGACGCACCGACCGACGACGACGACGCGGGCGGGTCGACAATCACGTCGAGCGGTTCGCTCCTCGAGCGGTTCCTGCCCGTGATCGTCCAGCAGCTTCCGCCGGACGATTTCGAACTGCCCTATCCGCCCGAATACGATTTGATGGGTGAGGTTCACCTCGGGCCGGGCGACGAGGAGTTTTTGCACATCGTTTCGGTCGATACGAACGCACCTACGGTTTATGCGACGGTGCGCCACACGCAAATCGGCGAGCATGTTTTCTCGCAGCTCATTTACGCGACGTTCTATCCGGCGCGCGCGCCGCACGTGACGTTCGCCCAAAACCCGATCAAGTACATCCCCGAGTACCTCGATTCGGGCGCGATCGACGGCAAGGTCATTCGCATCACCCTCGACGCCACGGAGCAGGTGCCGCTGTTCATCGAAGTCGCACGGACGTGCGGTTGCGACTGGAAGCTCTTCGTCAACCGCGCCGTGGACGACGCCGCGCGCGCCGAGGCCGAAGCGGCCGACCTCGCGTACACGGGCCTGATCGATCCCAAGGCGCCGCACGACGTGCCCTACGTGTGGATCATGCCCGCGGACTTCATGGTTCCGGACGCGCGGCCCGTGGTCGTCGCCGACTGGGGCTGGGACGACTATCCCCATCAGGTGCAGGGGTCGTTCACGAGCGTCGAGCAGTGGATCGGATCGGATCTCGATGTCGAATCGGGCGTGGTCTACGCTCCGGAAGGCGCCGCGATCGGCGACGAAGCGGCGCTGCCGGTCGAGACGTACGCGGCGATGGACTACGACACGCTCTACACGATGCCGTCGGGCGACGAGCCCGGCATCGGCATCTTCGACGGGCGAGGCTACATCTGGAATTCGTACGCGCGTTGGGCGTGCTGGGAATGCTGGGGACCGAACGCGTTGTTCGCGGGAACGCCGCGCGATCTCGCCGAGCTCGAGGTCGTTCACGAAACCCTGCACTACTGGGACGCCGAAACGCTCATCGGGCGTTTCATCACGCTGCCGGCGTCGATCTTCTAACGCGCGAACGGAGAGCGACGTGTTCGCCGACTGGCTGATCTACGGCGCGAACGGCTACACGACCGAGCTGGTGCTGGAACTCCTCGCGGCGCGGGGTTTGCATCCCATCCTCGCGGGGCGGCGCGAGGAGTCGATCCGTCCCATCGCCGAAAAGTTCGGGCTCGCGTATCGCCTGTTCGCGCTGGACGATCCGGCGGCGGTGAAAAAAGGCATCGAGGGCGTTCGCGTCGTCGTGAATTTGGCCGGACCGTATTCGCGCACCGCGAAGCCGATGGTGGAGGCATGCATCGCGACGGGCGCGCATTATCTCGACATCACCGGCGAGATCGACGTCTTCGAGTGGGTGATGTCGAAGCGCGCCGAAGCCGAGCGCGCGGGGTGCGTGCTCATCTCCGGCGTCGGGTTCGACGTGGTGCCCACCGATTGCCTGGCGAAGATGCTCGCCGAAGCCATGCCCGACGCGCGCGAACTGGAACTCGCGTTTTCGCCGTTCGGGTCGGGCGGAGCCGGCGTCAGCCGGGGCACGCTCAAGACGATGCTCGAAAACATCGGTCGCGGCGCGCGCGTGCGCATCGACGGCGAGATCCGCGCGGTGCCCTTCGACTGGCGAACGCCGCGCATTCGCTTCGCGCAGGGCGAACGCTCGTGCGTGACGCTGCCCTGGGGCGACGTCTCCACCGCGTTTCACTCCACCGGCATCCCGAACGTCTGCGTGTACATGGCCGCACCGGGTTCTTTCGCGCGGACCATGCGGATCCTGCGTCCGGTGATCGCGCCCGCGCCCGTGCACCGCGCGCTGCAATGGATCGTGACGCGCGCGATGACGGGCCCGGATCGCGCGCATCGCGAGAAATCGGCCTCGGGCATCTGGGGCCGCGTGACCAACGCGGCGGGTGACACCGTCGAGGCGACGCTCACGTGCCCCGAGGGTTACACGCTCACCGCCGAGAGCACGCTGGCGGCGCTGGATCGCGTGCTCGCGGGCGGGGCGCGCCCCGGCGCGTGGACGCCGTCGGTCGCGTTCGGCGCGGATTTCGTGCGCGGTCTTTCGAACGTGTGGGTGTCCGAGCTCCGCGCGGGACGGCGATAGACCGCGCCGCGTCGCGCGATCTGGACAGGCCCGCCCCGATCCCGTAATCGTGAACATTCCCGTTGACAGGGGATATCATGACCATTCGGGATTCCGCGAAAAAACAGGTGGCCGAGTTCGGTCAGGCCGTACGCAAGGACTTTCGCAGCCTCTTCCTCACCGGGCTGCTCGTCATCATCCCCCTCTGGGTCACGTACCTGACGATCCGGTTCCTCATCGGGATCGCGGACGACGCCGTGTTGATCCTGCCTCCCGGGCTGCGTCCCGAAAATCTGCTCGGATTTCACATCCCCGGCTCGGGCCTCGTCGTCGCGATCCTCATCATCCTCGTCGCCGGGTTCGTCGCCCGTAACGTGCTGGGAAAAAAGCTGGTGAAGTGGGGCGAGGATGTGATCGCGAGAATCCCGCTGGTGCGCAGCGTGTATTCCGCCATCAAGAAATTCACGTACACGATTCTCGGGAACAACCAGAATTTTCAGCGAGCCGTCATCATCGAGTATCCCCGCACGGGCGCGTGGACGATCGGCTTTGTCACAAACCGCGCCGAAAAGAGTCAGCTCTCCGCGGATTTTCCTGAGGACATGCTTGCGGTCTTCGTGACGACGACGCCGAACCCGACATCGGGGTGGGTGGTTTTTGTTCCCGAGCGCGACTGCATTCCGCTCGAAATGACCGTCGAAGAGGCGTTCAAGATCGTCGTGTCCGGCGGCGTCGTGATGCCGGAGAAGGTTGAACCGCGCGGGGAAACCCCGTCAGAAACGTAAGAGTTCTGCGGCTCACCAGCCGATGTAGCCGAACAGTTCGTAAAGCGTTTCCTCGAGGAGCGGTTCCTCGCTCCAGATGCTGTAGCGCGCGTTGTCGTAACCGAAAAGCCGAGTCGGGTCGAAACCGCCCCCGACGTCTTCGGGCAAGTCCACCGCGACCGCGACGATCGGTTGGATCCAGGATGAATAAAATCCGAGGCCGGTGAACGGGATCGTCACGTCGAGCGCATCCGCGGGGAAGATTCCGAAGTACCGATCGAACCGTTCCGTCCAATCGCGTCGCATGGAAATCATGACGTAATCCATGTCGGCCGCGTCGCCCGCGAACGCCCAGTGAAACGTCGACGTCAGATCGTCGTATCGCGTCACGGCGGCATCGAACTCCGGGGGAAAATCGGCATCGTCGATCACGAGGCCGCCCTGCCAATCTTCGACATTCTCGGCGTACCGTACGACGGCGGCGAGGGTGTGCGTGTCGAAGTGACCACGCAGAATGTCCGTGCGCGCGGCTGCTGCGAGGTAATCCGCGTCGGCGAGGTGTGCGGCGGCGAGCCGGGCCTGTCCGTCGGTCGCGACGCCGAACGACAGGGGCACGAGCGAACGGTTCGGCACCTCGGCGGCGAGCGCGAGCAGATAATCTCGATCCGACGCGCGATTCGCGATCGTCACATCGACCGCGGCGTCATCCGCGTCCACGCCCGTCAGATCGAGATCCGGCGAGTCGACCGGCTGCCAGGCCGGCGCCGTCGCGACGAACGGGAATTGAAGCCCCTCATTGAACAGGGGCTCCACGATGGCGGCGAATGCCTCCCCGACGTCTCCGCCCTCGACGAACAGATACACGACCTGCAGGAACGTCGAGAAGTCCAGAATCTTCGAAACTTCGACCGAAAACAGAAACGCCGAAAGGGGAACGGTCGTCGCCCCGTCCGCAATCGGCACGCGATACGTCTCGTTCCCGCCCCAAAACCCCCACGTCACGATGTCGGGAATGTCGATGATGAGGTTGACGTACGGCAGGTAGAAATTCGCCGTCGCGTCGATGACCTCTTCGGGTTGGTGTTCGTTGTAGTACAGCCATTCGATGGGAAAGGTCGCGTCCGTCGCGAGGCCGCGATACACGGTTGACAACGCGGTCGACCGCGAGATCCCCGGCAGGACGAAGCCGGCAAACGCCGGCGCGGCGAAGAACCCGCCGAGGTCCTGCGGATTGTCGAGCGCGAGGTCATCTCCGTCCACGCGGAAGACACCCTCGTCCGAATCGGTCACCGGGAATTCGCGGTCGAAAGGACGCAGACGGAACATCATCACGCGCGCGTCGGCGAAATAACTCCACGAGCTGTAGTCGGTTCCCGCGGCGGAGACGAGCATCGCGCCGGGGTCGACGGTAAGTTCCGCGCGACCGTTCGAGTCCGTGTAGGCCGTGTCCGCGCCCGTGCCGGCGACGACAAACGCGCTCGCGACCGGAGTGCAGTCGGCATCGTCATACACGTATACGACGATCGTGCCCTCGTTCGCGCCGCCGCCCATCATCACGCCCTCGCCCAGTCCCTCGGGGTCGGGTACGACGCACAGCAGTGCGTCGTACTTCTGATCCGGAACAGGAGGCGTGTCGTCGTCCGCGGGCTCCGGCGTCGGCTCGGGCGTGGGCTCGGGCGTCGGTCCGGGGAAAGGACTCGCGGGTTCGGCGACATTTTCGGAATCGCCGGCAGGCGATCCGCGATCGTTGCCTCCGTCGTCGCGATAGTTGTCCGAGGCATCCTTCACGTCGGCGTACGTGGACGCCGTGGACGAAGGATCTTCGTACGAACACGCGGCGATGACGAGGATGAAGAGCGAAGCAGCGATCAGAAAGGCGAACGGCGGTCTGCAAAGGGACATGGCGCGACCCTCCCACTCGGGATGCTCAA encodes the following:
- a CDS encoding saccharopine dehydrogenase NADP-binding domain-containing protein, translated to MFADWLIYGANGYTTELVLELLAARGLHPILAGRREESIRPIAEKFGLAYRLFALDDPAAVKKGIEGVRVVVNLAGPYSRTAKPMVEACIATGAHYLDITGEIDVFEWVMSKRAEAERAGCVLISGVGFDVVPTDCLAKMLAEAMPDARELELAFSPFGSGGAGVSRGTLKTMLENIGRGARVRIDGEIRAVPFDWRTPRIRFAQGERSCVTLPWGDVSTAFHSTGIPNVCVYMAAPGSFARTMRILRPVIAPAPVHRALQWIVTRAMTGPDRAHREKSASGIWGRVTNAAGDTVEATLTCPEGYTLTAESTLAALDRVLAGGARPGAWTPSVAFGADFVRGLSNVWVSELRAGRR
- a CDS encoding DUF502 domain-containing protein, translating into MTIRDSAKKQVAEFGQAVRKDFRSLFLTGLLVIIPLWVTYLTIRFLIGIADDAVLILPPGLRPENLLGFHIPGSGLVVAILIILVAGFVARNVLGKKLVKWGEDVIARIPLVRSVYSAIKKFTYTILGNNQNFQRAVIIEYPRTGAWTIGFVTNRAEKSQLSADFPEDMLAVFVTTTPNPTSGWVVFVPERDCIPLEMTVEEAFKIVVSGGVVMPEKVEPRGETPSET